The Fimbriimonas ginsengisoli Gsoil 348 genome window below encodes:
- a CDS encoding ribulokinase, translating to MARLSLGLDYGTNSVRALLVDVETGAELATSVFNFPSGDAGILLDRRDPNLARQNPADYVAGFYAAVAEVLKGVNPHDVVGIGVDTTGSSPLPIDAEGTPLAFHPEFKENLAAYCWLWKDHTSHAEAAEITEKARAQGQPYLAKCGGTYSSEWFWSKILHCARVAPEVFAAADSWAECCDWITGYLTGSSDPKTMARSVCAAGHKAMYAEEWGGLPSKQFLSTLDPRLADLRDRLYDKAVTSDQSAGGLSAEVAERTGLKEGTPVAVGAFDAHFGAVASGARPGVLVKIMGTSTCDCMVHPLDEPLADVPGLCGIVRGSVLPGCYGLEAGQSAVGDIFNWFSRFSGRSHEELTDDAEKLKPGEAGLLALDWNNGNRTILVDPLLTGLLVGQTLYTTPAEVYRTLIEATAFGALKIINRLEEYGVAVREVVNCGGIAEKSSLTMQIYADVCNRPMKVSRSSQTCALGSAIFGAVVGGAYGTVEEAQAKMTGVKDRVYEPNPQSAAIYARLFKLYSELHDAFGNTGWTGSLSHVMKDLIDIRDEVRAG from the coding sequence ATGGCAAGGCTATCGCTTGGACTCGACTACGGCACGAATAGCGTGCGTGCGCTCCTCGTCGACGTGGAAACGGGTGCGGAGCTCGCGACCAGCGTATTCAACTTCCCGTCGGGTGACGCCGGCATCCTCCTCGATCGTCGCGACCCCAATCTCGCCAGGCAGAATCCCGCCGACTACGTGGCCGGGTTCTATGCGGCAGTAGCTGAAGTCCTCAAGGGTGTGAACCCGCATGACGTCGTGGGAATCGGCGTCGATACCACCGGTTCGAGCCCCTTGCCGATCGACGCCGAAGGGACGCCGCTCGCTTTCCATCCAGAATTCAAGGAAAATCTCGCCGCCTATTGCTGGCTATGGAAAGACCACACCTCCCACGCCGAAGCCGCCGAAATCACCGAAAAGGCGCGCGCGCAAGGACAGCCGTACCTCGCCAAGTGCGGCGGCACGTATTCCTCGGAGTGGTTCTGGTCGAAGATTCTCCACTGCGCCCGCGTCGCGCCAGAGGTTTTCGCTGCCGCCGACTCATGGGCAGAATGCTGCGACTGGATCACGGGATACCTGACGGGGAGCTCCGATCCCAAAACCATGGCCCGTTCCGTTTGCGCGGCCGGTCACAAGGCGATGTACGCCGAAGAGTGGGGCGGCCTCCCTTCAAAGCAGTTCTTATCGACCCTCGATCCACGTCTGGCCGATCTCCGCGATCGGCTCTACGATAAGGCCGTAACCAGCGATCAAAGCGCGGGTGGACTCAGCGCCGAGGTTGCCGAGCGCACGGGACTCAAGGAGGGCACGCCGGTCGCCGTTGGCGCCTTTGACGCCCACTTCGGCGCCGTCGCTTCCGGCGCCCGCCCCGGCGTGCTCGTTAAGATCATGGGAACGAGCACGTGCGATTGCATGGTGCATCCCCTCGACGAGCCGCTCGCCGACGTGCCTGGCCTGTGCGGCATCGTCCGGGGCTCGGTTCTTCCGGGCTGCTACGGATTAGAGGCGGGCCAGAGCGCGGTGGGCGACATCTTTAACTGGTTCTCCCGCTTCTCCGGCCGCTCGCACGAGGAGCTCACCGACGACGCCGAAAAGCTAAAGCCAGGGGAGGCGGGACTGCTTGCCCTCGACTGGAATAACGGCAATCGCACCATCCTCGTGGACCCGCTGCTCACGGGCCTCTTGGTCGGGCAGACGCTGTACACGACCCCCGCGGAGGTCTACCGAACCCTCATCGAAGCCACGGCCTTTGGCGCGCTAAAGATCATCAACCGCCTTGAAGAGTACGGAGTGGCCGTGCGCGAGGTCGTGAACTGTGGCGGCATCGCTGAGAAGAGCTCGCTTACGATGCAAATCTACGCCGACGTCTGCAACCGGCCGATGAAGGTGTCGAGATCGTCGCAGACCTGCGCCCTCGGCTCGGCCATTTTCGGAGCCGTGGTCGGAGGCGCTTACGGAACGGTTGAAGAAGCCCAAGCCAAGATGACCGGCGTCAAAGATCGGGTCTACGAGCCTAACCCCCAATCGGCGGCGATCTACGCCCGGCTCTTCAAGCTGTACAGCGAGTTGCACGACGCGTTTGGCAACACAGGCTGGACCGGATCGCTTTCTCACGTCATGAAAGACCTGATCGACATTCGCGACGAAGTCCGCGCGGGGTAG
- a CDS encoding DUF433 domain-containing protein — protein MIPQELTDILSADSETLGGTVCFRNTRVPVKILFDHVNHGTPLEEFLLGYPSVPKTDALRVLEWEEQTALAVLEADAA, from the coding sequence ATGATTCCTCAGGAGTTAACCGACATCTTGAGCGCCGACTCGGAGACTCTCGGTGGAACCGTTTGCTTTCGAAATACGCGCGTCCCGGTCAAAATACTTTTCGATCACGTGAACCACGGCACTCCGTTGGAAGAGTTCTTGCTTGGCTATCCAAGCGTGCCAAAAACTGACGCATTGAGGGTGTTGGAATGGGAGGAGCAGACTGCTCTGGCGGTGTTGGAAGCCGACGCGGCGTGA
- a CDS encoding DUF5615 family PIN-like protein: MKILLDNCVDWRLARSLPDHEVAHARELGWQALTNGRLLTAAEEDGFAVIVTVDKNFRFQQNPDGRSISVVTLSPVLVKLEELLPLIPQLNEVLAKLEAGSFTVIN, from the coding sequence GTGAAGATCCTGCTCGACAATTGCGTGGACTGGCGGTTGGCCCGAAGTCTCCCGGACCACGAAGTCGCCCACGCGCGGGAGCTCGGCTGGCAAGCCTTGACAAACGGCCGGCTTTTGACCGCCGCGGAAGAAGATGGCTTCGCGGTCATTGTCACTGTCGACAAGAATTTTCGCTTCCAGCAGAATCCCGATGGCCGTTCAATTTCGGTCGTCACGCTCAGTCCAGTCCTTGTGAAGCTCGAGGAACTGCTTCCCTTGATCCCCCAGCTGAACGAAGTGCTTGCCAAACTCGAAGCGGGTTCCTTTACCGTCATTAACTAA
- the araA gene encoding L-arabinose isomerase, translating to MSPIEIWFVTGSQHLYGEETLRQVADNSRRIAEALDGSLPVKVVFKPVLTDPDAIRKLCLEATASENCAGLILWMHTFSPAKMWIGGLSQLRKPVCHLHTQFNRDLPWQSIDMDFMNLNQAAHGDREAGHLHTRIGLRRKVVVGHWSDPEVLERLGAWARVTRGWHDLQGARFARFGDNMREVSVTEGDKVAAEMRFGFSVNGYGVGDLVATVNQVTDTEIESLYRTYQDQYDLTQIGDAGPVKEAARLEIGIRAFLEQGGFKGFTTTFEDLHGLTQLPGLACQRLMADGYGFGAEGDWKTAALLRFMKTVGQDLPGGTSFMEDYTYHLDPVRPQVLGAHMLEVCPTIAKGKPRLEVHPLGIGGKADPARLVFDAPAGPALNASLVDLGHRFRLIVNEVDAVEVPPMPNLPVARALWEPKPGFKTALTAWIYAGGAHHTGYSYAVTTEHLRDFAEIAGVEVVVIGEETKLEAFRNELRWNEAVWPR from the coding sequence ATGAGCCCAATCGAGATCTGGTTCGTTACCGGCAGTCAACACCTTTACGGCGAAGAGACTTTGCGCCAAGTGGCGGACAACTCCCGGCGCATCGCGGAAGCGCTAGACGGAAGCCTGCCGGTCAAAGTTGTCTTCAAACCGGTTCTGACCGACCCCGATGCGATTCGCAAGCTCTGCCTCGAGGCCACCGCCAGCGAGAACTGCGCCGGATTGATCCTTTGGATGCACACCTTCTCGCCGGCGAAGATGTGGATCGGCGGCCTATCCCAGCTTCGCAAGCCGGTTTGCCACCTCCACACGCAGTTCAACCGCGACCTCCCGTGGCAGAGCATCGACATGGACTTCATGAACCTGAACCAGGCCGCCCATGGCGACCGGGAGGCGGGACATCTCCACACGCGGATCGGGCTGCGGCGAAAGGTCGTGGTGGGACACTGGAGCGATCCCGAAGTTTTGGAACGGCTTGGCGCGTGGGCCCGCGTCACGCGCGGTTGGCACGATCTGCAGGGAGCCCGCTTCGCCCGGTTCGGCGATAACATGCGAGAAGTTTCGGTCACCGAAGGGGACAAGGTCGCCGCCGAAATGCGTTTCGGTTTCTCCGTCAATGGTTACGGCGTAGGCGATCTCGTGGCGACGGTGAATCAGGTCACCGACACGGAGATCGAATCTCTCTACCGAACCTACCAAGACCAATACGATCTGACGCAGATCGGCGACGCCGGCCCGGTAAAGGAAGCGGCGAGGCTAGAGATCGGCATTCGCGCATTCCTAGAGCAAGGCGGTTTCAAGGGATTTACGACGACGTTCGAGGACCTTCATGGCCTTACTCAGCTTCCCGGCCTCGCCTGCCAGCGACTGATGGCGGACGGCTACGGTTTTGGGGCGGAAGGGGACTGGAAGACGGCGGCGCTGCTCCGCTTCATGAAGACGGTTGGCCAAGACCTTCCGGGCGGCACCAGCTTCATGGAGGATTACACCTACCACCTGGACCCGGTCCGACCCCAGGTCTTAGGCGCGCATATGCTGGAGGTCTGCCCCACCATCGCCAAGGGCAAGCCGCGGCTGGAGGTCCACCCGCTCGGTATCGGGGGAAAGGCCGACCCGGCTCGCCTCGTTTTTGATGCCCCCGCCGGTCCGGCTCTAAACGCCTCTCTGGTCGATTTGGGGCACCGATTCCGGCTGATTGTCAACGAAGTCGACGCGGTCGAGGTCCCGCCGATGCCGAACCTTCCCGTCGCCCGTGCGCTGTGGGAGCCTAAGCCCGGGTTCAAAACCGCCCTCACCGCTTGGATCTACGCCGGTGGCGCTCACCACACCGGGTACAGCTACGCCGTCACCACCGAGCACCTCCGCGACTTCGCGGAAATCGCCGGTGTGGAGGTGGTTGTAATCGGAGAAGAGACGAAGCTGGAGGCGTTCCGAAACGAGCTGCGATGGAACGAGGCGGTTTGGCCACGCTGA